Part of the Paenibacillus sp. FSL R7-0273 genome is shown below.
CCGCGCAGGGTCGGAATCGTCGATCCCTGCTTCTCCGAGTACCGCCAGCTGGCTGAGCAGTTTGGTGCTGAGGTACTCTCCGTTCAGGGAACGGAGGAGCAGGAGTACCGGGCGGGGGCGGATAGAATCGCCGGTCTGCTGGAGCGAGTGGATCTGCTGTTCCTCGGCCAGCCGAACAACCCCAACGGCGTCCAGTATGCGCTGGACGACCTGCGGCTCCTGGCCCGCAAGGCAGAGGCCTGCGGGACCTTGCTTGCCGTGGATGAAGCGTTCATCGACTTCATCCCGGAGGAGCGGCGGCAGTCGCTGCTGCCGGAGCTGGCCGGGTTACGTCATACGGTGCTGATCCGCTCGATGACGAAGTTTTTTGCCATTCCGGGGCTGCGGCTGGGCTTTACCATAGCAGCCCCGGAGCTTGCCGCAAGGATGAGCGGCAAGCAGGTGACCTGGAGCGTGAACGGCCTGGCGCAGCTGGCCGGGGAAGCGTGCCTGCGCAGCGGGCGCGATTATGCAGCGCGCACGCGTGCGCTGATCGCAGCAGAGCGGGAGCTGCTGCGGGCGGGCCTAAGGCGGCTGGGCTGCCACGTGCCGCCGGGCGAAGCGAACTTCCTGCTGGCGGAGCTGCCGGAAGGGTGGACAGCTGCGGCTGCGCAGGAGCAGCTTGGCCGCCGGGGCATCCTCGTGCGCAGCTGCGCGATGTACCCGGGCCTGGTCGCCGGGCATATCCGCGTGGCCGTCAAGGGGCCGGAGGATAACGCCCGGCTGCTGCGGGAGCTGGAGGCGGTTTTGGCCGGCGAGTAGTTTTGCGGCGGCTGGATGCTGCAAGGCTAGTTAATTAAAGCTGCGGGATGCTACAGCTTGTAAATGGATGCTATTATGTGCTCTTGGATGTTGTTAGATGCTGCTGGATGTTATTAGGTGCTACTAGTGCTATGAATGATACTGATACTGTTTCCTGTTGAATGATGCTGAGTTCTACTGTGTACTATTGAATGATGCTGAATGCTACTAAATGTTACTGTATGCTGTTGGATGCTATGGATGCTACTATGTGCTCTTGGCTGCGGCTGGATGCTAAGAGTGCTATGGAATGCATGGGTACCCATCTTTGGGGATAAAGGCATCCAGGCTGATTAGGCTGTTGCGGTACACAGTTGGGTGGAGGGCAGGTAACTTCTAGGGTTGAAATTTGCTCCGCTGAGCATTTCAATTTAATTAAGTGGAATTTTGTCATCTATTTTGGGGCCAGCGACCGGCAGGAAGAAACTAAATGGAAAAAGGTCACTTAATTCCACTGTTTATGCCCGTAATGAGGATTCGGGCTGAAATAGGTGATGTTTTTCCAACTAATCATCAAAATTGCTGAGAAATGAAGGAATTAGGTGTCAGAAATCCAACTAAATGTTTGAGGCAGTGGAGCAGACCGTAACATAAACGGTATCGTGAGCGGAATGAGTGAATAGTGAGAGTAAAGGGAGCAGCATAGAATTAGTAGAGTAAATGTAAAGTAAGTAAGTAAGTAAGTAAGTAGAATGTGCAAGCAAACAAACCTAAAGTAAAAGTAAAGGGCGTGAGTAGGTATGACAGAAGTGAAGACTCCCTTTGAGCTTGCCGGCGGGGCGCGGACGTACCGTTCCGGCGTCTGGCCCGGGCTGGTGCTGGAGTGGAAAGAGGAGCACCTGCTGCTGGAGTTTCCGGCTGAGGCGGATAGTATTTCGAGTGCAGTGTACGGTGGAGGAATGGGACGGCTAAAGCGGGCTGTGAACCAGTATGTGAGCCGTGACTATGAGTGTAGTAACCCAGTACGCGATATGGAGAATAAGCTGGCAGAGTGGGGTTACCCGCAGGAGGGCTGTGCGGGTCTGATGACGGCAGTGCCGCTGGAGCATGCAGCGGTTGCCGAGGAGGATACCGGCTCGGCGGGAATCTTTTGCTGCGTGACTGCGGCTGCGGGCAATGCCGCCCGCGCCGGGGTGGAGCGCAGTGTGCTGAAGGCTTACCGCCCGGGCACGATCAATATTATGCTGGGCATAGACGGTCTGCTGACTCCCTCGGCGATGGTGAACGCCGTGATTACAGCAACCGAAGCCAAGACCGCTGCCCTGGCCGACCTCGGCATTACCGACTCCGAGAACGGGCTTACCGCTACAGGGACTACCACGGATGCCATCGTGCTGGCTGTCAGCGGAAGCCGCCGCTACGGGGCGGAGCATGTGTACGCCGGTACAGCGACCGATCTCGGCGGAGCGATTGGCAGGCTGGTGTATGCAGCGGTAACGGGCAGCCTCCGCTCGGTGCGTGCTGTGCAGGAGCAGGCAAGGAAGAATGGCGAATGAGCATTCAGCTGCGCCGGGGGGTTAATAACCGGCAAATGGGCGCTGCGTGGAACCGGATAGGGCAGGCTCAACAACTAAGCCCTGCACCAGGCCGGCTATGGAGGAATTGCCCATGACGGCCGCGATCCTGCTGCTCGCCGCCTATGTGCTTGACCGCCTCATAGGCGATCCGAGGAGCCTGCCCCATCCCGTTATACTCATGGGAAAAGCAATCACCATGCTGGAGCGGGCAATCCGCCGCTTCAGCAGCCGGCCGCGCAGCCTGAAGCGGGCCGGTGTCCTGCAGCCTCTGCTGGTAGCAGGCGGCAGCTGGCTCCTAACAGCGCTGCTGCTCTGGCTGCTGTCGCAGATCTCGCCTTGGCTGGCGCTGGCGGCTGAAGCCTGGCTGATCTCTACAACCATCGCCTCCAAGGGGCTCAAGGATGCAGGGATGGCGGTCTACGCAGAGCTGCGCAAGGGTGATCTTCCGGCAGCGAGACAGGCGCTTGGCATGATTGTCGGCCGGGATACGGCCCAGCTGGACAGTCCGGAAATTGTACGCGGTACGGTGGAGACGGTTGCCGAGAATATTGTGGACGCAATCATTTCCCCGCTGTTCTACGCGCTGCTTGGCGGTGCGCCGCTCGCTATGGCCTACCGCGCCGTGAACACACTGGATTCGATGGTCGGCTATAAGAACGACAAATACCTTAATCTCGGCTGGGCCTCTGCCCGGCTTGATGATGCAGCCAACTACATACCGGCGCGTATAACTGCGCTGCTGTTAACCCTCTGCGCCTGGTTGCTCCGGCTGGACTGGCGCAGATGCTGGCAGACTGTGCGGCGTGATGCCCGCCTGCATCCCAGCCCCAACAGCGGCTACCCCGAATCGGCAGTAGCCGGAGCATTGGGCATCCGCCTGGGCGGGGTGAATGTCTATCACGGTGTGGCTTCATTCCGTGCCTATATGGGCGAGCCCCTGCGCGCTCTGGAGCCGGACGATATTATTGTTACTTCCCGGCTGATGCTGCTTTCGTCCACTCTTTTTGTGGTCCTTTGTGCAGCGGCAGCTTTCATATGGAACGGGGGCTGAGCAGTTTAATATGAATAACTTGGAACAAGGGGAGTCTCGCGGCAAGCACATAGTAGAAATGGTACTGCTGCGCCATGGGCACACGCAGTGGAATAAGGAGCGCCGTTATCTGGGGAGCAGCGATCTGCCGCTGCTGCCCGAAGAACGGGAGAAGCTGGCTGCGCGCAAGGAACTGCCGGAGCTTATCGGGGAGTTCTGGCGGGTGTACTGCAGTGATCTGCTGCGCTGCAGGGAGACTTTGGAAGCAGTGGCGCCATCACTGGCAGACCGGGCTGTATACGATTCCCGGCTGCGGGAGACTTCCTTCGGGGAGTGGGAGGGCTGCACTTATGAGCAGCTCTGTGATAATCCGCTGTACAGAAGCTGGATTGATGATCCGGCGGCGGTTACACCACCTGCGGGAGAAGCCTGGACTGCTTTTACAGCCCGGCTGGAGCAGTTCCTGGCAACGTTGCTGCAGGAAGCAGGAGAATCAGAAACGCCAGCCGTACACCGCCCTGATCCCCAAAGGGAAAGCGGGCAGCCAGGCAGTCAGGCAGCCGTCCTCCAAGGTCAAGAACCCCAAAAGCTGCGTGTCCTCATCGTCACCCACGGCGGCGTGATCCGCCGCTTGCTGGCAGAGACACAGCCGGGGCTCACGTTCCGCACTGCAGCAGCACCGCCTCCGGGAACGGCGGTAGCCGTTCAGCTGCAGCATACGCCAACCCGCACTTAGCGCGGGTTGTTTGCTTTTCAAGCATTCGGGCAGAGCAGCCTTATTTTACTGGAAAGTTAGCCAACCTTCAGCCATGCGCCGGCCGAGCTCTTTTGCCGAAGCAGCGTCATAATGCAGATAGTCGCCTTTATGGGTAAGTCCGGCCGACTCCGCCAGAAAGAACCTGTCATAAACCGCCGCTGCTGACTCCAGCGCCCCGTTAATCTGATCCGTATACGGGTATTCTTCCGGCCGGATGAATCCGCCCAATTTTGCCGAGATAAAAGGAACGTCCTGTGCATTCAGCTCCTCCCGCAGGCTGGTGATTAGGTTGAATAACCGGTCTTGGTAAGCTGAGGCATCAGCCTCCAGCTCGGAATCGCTCTCCCCCTGAGCCCACAGAATGCCGCTGAGCTGACCGCTCTCCATGGCCAGACGTGCCCGTGTAACAGCCCGCTCATACAGATCCCCGCCGGGGACCCAGCGTTCAATCTTCGTTCCGCCCACCGCGCAGGGAATCAGCCCTGCCGTTTCTCCGTTAAATGTACCCAGAACGATCCTGGCAAAAGTCAGTCCCGGTCCTACACCCACCAGCGCAGGCTTGTCATTATGTAGCGGCTCTTTTGCTTTCATCCAAACTCCGTTATCGTCCAGCTTATAGATATTTTTCTCAGGCTCCGCGTTTATGTCCGGTCCTTCGAGTGGTCCTCTGCCTGCCATATTGGATTGTCCGATTAACAAGAATAAGCGCATGCTGCAACACCCCTGTTTATTTTTTACACAGCTCTCAATTTCAAAAGGATACTAGCACAGATAGATTAGAATGACAATGACCGGAGATACGTAATTTTGAAAACGGCTACATCCGCTGGAAAAAGCTCGAATCTTACAAATGAAGCTTATTTTTTTCCATTCCAGTGCCCGGGCGGAGCATGATAGGATTCTGGTAATGAGAGATTTGAAGAGGAGGCAGCCGGACCGTTCTCGTGTAATAACGGCAGTACATAACTAACAGGAGGTTTAAGACAAATGAAGCTGGACTTATCGGAGATTGACCTGAAAAAGGTAACAGACAGCGTAGTCAATTACACACTCGGCATGGATCTGACCTGGAACTGGCCCTGCGGGGTTGCTTATTACGGAGTCAGCCGGGCTTTCGAAGTCACGGGGGAGCAAAGCTACCTGGAGCGGATGGCCGGCTGGTGTGCGGAATATATAGAGGCAGGGCTGCCGGCTGAATGGACGGTTAATACCTGTGCAATGGGCCATATGCTGCTCACGCTCTACGAACAGACCAAGGAACAGAAATATCTTGATCTGATTGTCAGCAAGCTGGATTATCTGCAGAACCGGGCTCTGCGTTTTGGTGACCGGGTGCTTCAGCATACGGTTTCGGCCAAAAACGATTTTCCGGAGCAGGCCTGGGC
Proteins encoded:
- the cbiB gene encoding adenosylcobinamide-phosphate synthase CbiB, producing the protein MTAAILLLAAYVLDRLIGDPRSLPHPVILMGKAITMLERAIRRFSSRPRSLKRAGVLQPLLVAGGSWLLTALLLWLLSQISPWLALAAEAWLISTTIASKGLKDAGMAVYAELRKGDLPAARQALGMIVGRDTAQLDSPEIVRGTVETVAENIVDAIISPLFYALLGGAPLAMAYRAVNTLDSMVGYKNDKYLNLGWASARLDDAANYIPARITALLLTLCAWLLRLDWRRCWQTVRRDARLHPSPNSGYPESAVAGALGIRLGGVNVYHGVASFRAYMGEPLRALEPDDIIVTSRLMLLSSTLFVVLCAAAAFIWNGG
- the cobD gene encoding threonine-phosphate decarboxylase CobD; its protein translation is MLEKYGHGGDLLTAAELYGEGSGDRDGAFIDFSANINPLGPPPAVLELLRDAAAAVTAYPDPGHRRLKALLAAELDVGAEWITVGNGAAESMALLLLAAAPRRVGIVDPCFSEYRQLAEQFGAEVLSVQGTEEQEYRAGADRIAGLLERVDLLFLGQPNNPNGVQYALDDLRLLARKAEACGTLLAVDEAFIDFIPEERRQSLLPELAGLRHTVLIRSMTKFFAIPGLRLGFTIAAPELAARMSGKQVTWSVNGLAQLAGEACLRSGRDYAARTRALIAAERELLRAGLRRLGCHVPPGEANFLLAELPEGWTAAAAQEQLGRRGILVRSCAMYPGLVAGHIRVAVKGPEDNARLLRELEAVLAGE
- a CDS encoding sialate O-acetylesterase, yielding MRLFLLIGQSNMAGRGPLEGPDINAEPEKNIYKLDDNGVWMKAKEPLHNDKPALVGVGPGLTFARIVLGTFNGETAGLIPCAVGGTKIERWVPGGDLYERAVTRARLAMESGQLSGILWAQGESDSELEADASAYQDRLFNLITSLREELNAQDVPFISAKLGGFIRPEEYPYTDQINGALESAAAVYDRFFLAESAGLTHKGDYLHYDAASAKELGRRMAEGWLTFQ
- a CDS encoding adenosylcobinamide amidohydrolase: MTEVKTPFELAGGARTYRSGVWPGLVLEWKEEHLLLEFPAEADSISSAVYGGGMGRLKRAVNQYVSRDYECSNPVRDMENKLAEWGYPQEGCAGLMTAVPLEHAAVAEEDTGSAGIFCCVTAAAGNAARAGVERSVLKAYRPGTINIMLGIDGLLTPSAMVNAVITATEAKTAALADLGITDSENGLTATGTTTDAIVLAVSGSRRYGAEHVYAGTATDLGGAIGRLVYAAVTGSLRSVRAVQEQARKNGE
- a CDS encoding histidine phosphatase family protein; translated protein: MNNLEQGESRGKHIVEMVLLRHGHTQWNKERRYLGSSDLPLLPEEREKLAARKELPELIGEFWRVYCSDLLRCRETLEAVAPSLADRAVYDSRLRETSFGEWEGCTYEQLCDNPLYRSWIDDPAAVTPPAGEAWTAFTARLEQFLATLLQEAGESETPAVHRPDPQRESGQPGSQAAVLQGQEPQKLRVLIVTHGGVIRRLLAETQPGLTFRTAAAPPPGTAVAVQLQHTPTRT